The Rhinoderma darwinii isolate aRhiDar2 chromosome 8, aRhiDar2.hap1, whole genome shotgun sequence genome has a window encoding:
- the SLC35A2 gene encoding UDP-galactose translocator: protein MAVVAGAGDEERDMKQLQSEMREPGSPPGRSAGDRVNRHLKYLSLAVLVVQNASLILSIRYARTLPGERFFSTTAVVMAEILKGITCLLLLLVQKRGNVKELAVYLYDAVIIQYMDTLKLAVPSLIYTLQNNLQYVAISNLPAATFQVTYQLKILTTALFSVLLLRKSLSRLQWGSLVILFIGVAIVQSQQSGGKESVTASDQNYVVGLIAVAVSCLSSGFAGVYFERILKGSSASVWLRNVQLGIFGTALGLLAMWQQDGAAVAERGFFYGYTPLVWCVIFNQAFGGLLVAVVVKYADNILKGFATSFSIVVSTAVSVHLFGFHVDLPFAVGAGLVIGAVYLYSLPRTPDPALSNANQTLSLKEPFLPKIVSKQKGS from the exons ATGGCAGTGGTTGCCGGAGCTGGGGACGAGGAGAGGGACATGAAGCAGCTGCAGTCCGAGATGAGGGAGCCAGGGAGCCCCCCAGGGAGGAGCGCAGGAGACA GGGTTAATCGTCACCTGAAGTATCTGAGTTTGGCCGTGCTGGTTGTTCAGAATGCCTCCCTCATTCTCAGCATTCGATATGCCCGCACCTTACCCGGGGagcgcttcttctccacaactgCTGTGGTCATGGCAGAAATTCTCAAGGGCATTACCtgtctgctgctcctgctggtCCAGAAGAGGG GCAACGTGAAGGAGCTGGCGGTgtatctgtatgatgctgtcattATTCAGTACATGGACACCCTGAAGCTGGCGGTGCCCTCCCTGATCTACACCTTACAGAATAACCTGCAGTATGTGGCCATATCTAACCTCCCAGCCGCCACCTTCCAG gtcacGTATCAGCTGAAGATCCTGACCACAGCGCTGTTCTCCGTCCTTCTTCTGAGGAAGAGCCTGTCTCGTCTGCAGTGGGGCTCCCTAGTCATCCTCTTCATCGGAGTGGCCATCGTACAGTCCCAGCAGTCTGGCGGGAAGGAAAGTGTGACAGCGAGTGATCAGAACTACGTGGTGGGCCTGATCGCAGTGGCCGTGTCCTGTCTTTCCTCCGGCTTTGCGGGTGTGTACTTTGAACGCATCTTAAAGGGCAGCTCCGCCTCGGTTTGGCTGCGCAACGTTCAGCTCGGCATCTTCGGTACGGCATTGGGACTCCTGGCCATGTGGCAACAAGATGGAGCAGCGGTGGCCGAGCGTGGCTTCTTTTATGGCTACACTCCTCTCGTGTGGTGCGTCATATTCAACCAGGCCTTTGGTGGCCTTCTGGTCGCGGTGGTGGTCAAATACGCAGACAACATCCTGAAAGGCTTTGCCACGTCCTTTTCTATCGTGGTGTCCACAGCCGTTTCTGTTCACCTCTTTGGATTCCACGTGGATCTCCCGTTTGCTGTGGGTGCCGGATTGGTCATAGGTGCTGTATACTTATACAGCCTCCCCCGGACACCCGATCCCGCGCTGTCCAACGCCAACCAGACTCTGTCACTCAAGGAACCCTTCTTGCCAAA